GCTGCCCCTGTCCGCACCGGCCCCGTCCGCGCCGGGCCTGCCCGCGCCGGCCAGGCGCGCGGCCGTCGTGTGGACGAGGTTCGCGGCGATGAACGCGGCCAGGCCGCACACCACCACCACGGCCGGCCGGTGATCTCCGCTCAGGCCCACCAGACCGGCGACCAGGCCGGCGCTGATCGCGGGCGTGGCGAGCCGGCGGGCGATCCGCACGGGCGGGTCCGCGCGCCAGGCCAGCAGCGGGCCGACCGCCATCAGGGCCAGGACGGCCAGGGCCAGCGGGGCCAGCGCCCGGTTGTAGTACACCGGGCCGACCGTCGACTCCGCACCCGAGACCAACTGCCGGACGGTGGGAAACAGCGTGCCGACACCGACGGTGGCCGCGACCGCGGCGAGGAGCAGGTTGTTGCCGACGAGCGCGCCGCGCCGCGACAGCAGGGGCCAGGGCCGCGACGCACCGGCCGGCCGCACCTCCCCCGCCGCTCGCTCTGTCCCCGCCGCCCGGTCCGCCCCCGCCGCCCGGGCCGTCAGGCGGTCGCCGCGCAGGGCGAGCAGGACCAGCCAGCCGACCGTGACGGCGGCGAGGAAGGCCAGCAGCGGCGGCCCGACGCCGGACTGGGTGAAGGCGTGCACGCTGCCGACCACGCCGGAGCGGGTGAGGAAGGTACCGAGGATCACCAGGGAGAAGGTCAGGGCGGCCAGGCAGACCGTCCACCCGGTGAGGCCCCCGCCGCGCCGCCGGGCCAGCAGCGAGTGCAGCAACGCGGTGGCGGTCAACCAGGGCAGCAGCGAGGCGTTCTCCACCGGATCCCACGCCCAGTAGCCGCCCCAGCCGAGGACGGCGTACGACCACCACGCGCCGACCGCGATGCCGGCGGTGAGGGCCGCCCAGCCCAGCAACGTCCACCGGCGGACCGTCCGCGCCCAGCCCGCGCCGGCCCGGCCGGTCACCAGAGCCGCGATCGCGTACGCGAACGGCACCGCCAGCCCGACGTAACCGGCGTAGAGCAGGGGCGGGTGCACGCCCATGGCGGGATGGCTGCGCAGCAGCGGATTCGGTCCCGGCCCGTCCGGCGGCACCGTCGCCACCGATTCGAAGGGGTTGCCGGCGAGCAGCACCAGGCCGAAGAAGAACGCGGCGGTCGCGGTGAGCACCGCCATCGCCGGTGGGTGCAGGTGCGGTTCGGTCCTCGGGGGATGCCGGAACGCCAGCACCACGACGGCACCCAGCACCAGCAACCAGAGCACCAGCGAGCCTTCCAGGGCGCTCCACAGGCTGGTCAGGGTGTAGTACAGCGGCACGTCCCGACCGCCGTGCTCGGCAACGTACCGCACGCTGAAGTCCCGGTCGAGCAGCGCCCACTCCAGGATCAGGAAGGCCGCCAGGGCCGCGAGGGCGAGCGCCCAGGTCGCGGCGCGCGGCGCCCGGCGTCGCCCGTCGCGGGACCGCGCCACCCACCCCACAGTGGCGGCCAGCGAGGCGACCGTCCCCAGACCGAGACAGGCGGTACCCACCAACGACACGCTCATCGGTCGGCGGCGGGGCGGTACTCGTTGTCGTGGTTGGCGATGACGCGCTCGGCGTGCAGGATCCCGTCGGCGCCCAGCAGCCCCTCTACGACGGCGCCGCGTCCCTCGCCGAACATGCCGGGCAGCCCGCCCCGGTGGACGACCTCGATGTCGGCGGTGCCGTCGGTCAGCCGCAGCCTCGTCTCCGTACCGGCCTGGTGGACGGAGCCGGGCACGACGGTGCCGGCGACCCGCAGGTCGTGGTGCACCCGGGCCTGGCCGGCGACGATCTCGGACGGTGTCCGGTAGTAGACCACGCTCTCGCTCAACCCCTTGGCGGCGAGCCCGGCCAGACCGACGGCCACCAGGCAGAGCACCGCCACGGCGGTCACCCGGGCGCGGCTCATGTCCGTCCCCGTCCCGACCACCACGCGTAGCCGGCCCAGACCGCGACGGTCAGGCCGTACCCCGCCGCGACGGCGAGCCAGGCGGTCACGCGGGCACCTCGGTGCGCTGGTCGGCGGGTGGCGGCCCGGTCCTGACGGCGGGCGGCTGCGCCGGCTCGGCGAGCGGCGCCGTACGATCCGGCGCCGGTGGCCGGGCGACGGCCTCGGCCAGGCGGGCCACGCGCCGGGTGACCACCCACGC
This is a stretch of genomic DNA from Micromonospora sp. WMMD1082. It encodes these proteins:
- a CDS encoding cytochrome c-type biogenesis CcmF C-terminal domain-containing protein, whose product is MGTACLGLGTVASLAATVGWVARSRDGRRRAPRAATWALALAALAAFLILEWALLDRDFSVRYVAEHGGRDVPLYYTLTSLWSALEGSLVLWLLVLGAVVVLAFRHPPRTEPHLHPPAMAVLTATAAFFFGLVLLAGNPFESVATVPPDGPGPNPLLRSHPAMGVHPPLLYAGYVGLAVPFAYAIAALVTGRAGAGWARTVRRWTLLGWAALTAGIAVGAWWSYAVLGWGGYWAWDPVENASLLPWLTATALLHSLLARRRGGGLTGWTVCLAALTFSLVILGTFLTRSGVVGSVHAFTQSGVGPPLLAFLAAVTVGWLVLLALRGDRLTARAAGADRAAGTERAAGEVRPAGASRPWPLLSRRGALVGNNLLLAAVAATVGVGTLFPTVRQLVSGAESTVGPVYYNRALAPLALAVLALMAVGPLLAWRADPPVRIARRLATPAISAGLVAGLVGLSGDHRPAVVVVCGLAAFIAANLVHTTAARLAGAGRPGADGAGADRGSAGAGGVGGRRWWRVLRGNRRSLGAQIAHLAVAIAAVAVVVSGADPPAEQREIAIDGTATVRGVTIRLVGLDSRVTPGQERATARLEVDAGGGAPRRASPTLALLPDHGMVVATPAIDTGLRRDVYITLLAADPQAGTALLRVSVNRLIGVLWCAAGLLLVGTALAGWPRRRTPIRPAEQAAGPGSRVPVGEASR
- a CDS encoding cytochrome c maturation protein CcmE, which codes for MSRARVTAVAVLCLVAVGLAGLAAKGLSESVVYYRTPSEIVAGQARVHHDLRVAGTVVPGSVHQAGTETRLRLTDGTADIEVVHRGGLPGMFGEGRGAVVEGLLGADGILHAERVIANHDNEYRPAADR